Proteins encoded together in one Candidatus Latescibacter sp. window:
- a CDS encoding ABC transporter permease — protein MKKVIPIFRREIFAYFFSPMAYIVISVFLLLTGWFFTSELFLANDSSLRSVFSIIPFIFIFFAPAITMRLLSEERKSGTIELLVTMPLTDLEIVLGKYLAGLGLLVVALFFTLPYALTIIVLGRPDMGMLVTGYLGLLLMGASYISVGVFASTISKNQVVSFIIAFMIIFILFLLNKFLPVMPSYLVPLLQYLSIDYHFTNVSRGVIDTRDIVYYLSLIVFMLSLAKLSLESRKWN, from the coding sequence ATGAAAAAAGTGATTCCCATTTTCCGAAGAGAAATCTTCGCCTACTTCTTTTCACCGATGGCGTATATCGTCATCTCGGTGTTTCTTCTCCTGACCGGGTGGTTCTTTACCAGCGAGCTTTTCCTGGCAAATGATTCCTCTTTACGGAGCGTATTCAGCATCATCCCCTTCATTTTCATTTTCTTCGCTCCCGCCATCACCATGCGGCTCCTGAGCGAAGAGCGGAAAAGCGGAACGATAGAGCTTCTTGTTACCATGCCGCTCACCGACCTGGAGATCGTGCTGGGTAAATACCTTGCCGGCCTCGGACTCCTGGTGGTTGCGCTCTTTTTCACACTGCCTTATGCGCTGACCATCATCGTTCTGGGCAGGCCGGATATGGGAATGCTGGTGACCGGCTATCTGGGCCTGCTTCTGATGGGAGCTTCCTACATCTCGGTGGGGGTTTTCGCCTCCACCATCTCCAAAAACCAGGTGGTATCGTTCATCATCGCATTCATGATCATATTCATTCTCTTTCTGCTCAATAAATTCCTGCCGGTGATGCCCTCATACCTGGTTCCTCTGCTCCAGTACCTGAGCATTGACTACCATTTCACCAACGTAAGCCGGGGAGTCATCGATACACGTGATATAGTATATTACCTGTCGTTGATCGTATTCATGCTGTCACTGGCCAAGCTCTCGCTCGAGAGCCGCAAGTGGAATTGA
- a CDS encoding DUF4340 domain-containing protein, producing the protein MKNKSTLIMGGVFLLLVVIFLLTSLHPKEVTQGATPLFPGEKPVFDKFEINNPKSGLIVLVKQGDSWKMTKPTEYKAGKQAIDQLLESLTSIMVDGVVSSEVSEQKRLGVDDSTGIDLKAYSGGKQVLDVLIGDYTPDLSHTYARMKNSKDIALWRGVFSRIAIREPDDWRDKSIYSFNEGDITSIKAVDAKQTRDLTLSDSTWVYKENGKDKPVDQFKVRQLVTAIASLSCDSFAADEDIPRAGTIKPDVRVSFKIRNGDTHTFDVWNPGKDTNKNTYLFRKENGDMLFRFYEYRGAFLPVSYDKLKL; encoded by the coding sequence ATGAAAAATAAATCGACACTTATCATGGGAGGAGTCTTCCTCCTTCTCGTTGTAATTTTTCTCCTCACCTCTCTCCATCCGAAAGAGGTGACCCAGGGCGCCACTCCTCTTTTCCCCGGAGAAAAGCCCGTCTTTGACAAATTTGAAATCAACAATCCCAAATCGGGACTGATCGTTCTGGTGAAGCAGGGCGACTCCTGGAAGATGACCAAACCTACGGAATACAAGGCGGGCAAGCAGGCGATCGATCAACTGCTGGAATCGCTCACAAGCATCATGGTGGATGGTGTGGTATCCTCGGAAGTAAGCGAACAGAAACGCCTTGGTGTAGATGATTCTACCGGCATCGATCTTAAAGCTTACAGCGGCGGAAAACAGGTCCTGGATGTCCTCATCGGCGACTATACGCCCGACCTGAGCCACACGTACGCCCGGATGAAAAATTCAAAGGATATCGCTCTCTGGCGGGGTGTTTTCTCACGGATAGCGATTCGGGAACCGGATGACTGGCGCGACAAGTCCATCTACAGTTTCAACGAGGGCGATATCACATCGATCAAGGCAGTCGATGCCAAACAGACCCGCGATCTGACCCTCTCCGATTCCACCTGGGTGTACAAAGAAAACGGAAAGGATAAACCTGTAGATCAGTTCAAGGTACGGCAGCTTGTCACTGCCATAGCTTCGCTCTCCTGCGATTCCTTTGCCGCCGATGAAGATATCCCGCGCGCCGGCACGATTAAACCGGATGTCCGGGTATCTTTCAAAATACGGAACGGGGACACCCACACTTTTGATGTCTGGAATCCTGGCAAAGATACAAACAAGAACACGTATCTTTTCCGGAAGGAGAACGGGGATATGCTTTTCCGGTTCTACGAGTACAGGGGGGCGTTTCTGCCGGTGAGCTACGACAAACTGAAGCTTTAA
- a CDS encoding GldG family protein has product MKKLNSASILSILFLLGILVMINAIGIRYFLRTDLTSSKIYSLSRASKDVAAKLDDNVLIKAYFSPNLPSPLNTNERYLRDMLEDYRAYSHGRLRYEFVKPDDEKKFTEEAESFGIPPRQIQSVANDKFEVKMAYMGLVVIYRDKKEALPVIQNTDNLEYEITSLIKRLSSKKNPILGIASIGGEQNQATMQKLYEALGRNYDVQPIDLDQRIDKSVNAVMVLAPRQPFTDNQLYNLDQYIMNGGKLGMFMNSYMANLGGGGQQPTGMPYNLNVNRFLNNYGIGLNEDIVIDTKCNAVQSQSQKGFITYNQTYQIPFMPIIQSFNKANVITRDLQQVAAFFPSSVDTTLAKNKGYKVEGLLYSSDFSGHQSGPMVYIMPLNFMKKTDFLEKGIPIAAIVSGKFTSFFAQTGAPKDSSGAPPKEPLVPACATENRLLICGDGNMSLDSFVQDPRQTLFIQNTADWLVQANDMISIRSKEVPQRPLKDIPNFLRQFVKSANLIGPSVLIIICGIALWQVRRIRKKALTARYGDGK; this is encoded by the coding sequence ATGAAAAAATTGAACAGTGCATCTATTCTTTCCATACTTTTTCTCCTGGGTATTCTGGTCATGATCAACGCCATCGGAATACGCTATTTTCTCCGGACCGATCTGACCAGCTCCAAAATATATTCGCTCTCCAGAGCTTCAAAGGATGTGGCGGCGAAGCTCGATGACAACGTTCTCATCAAGGCCTACTTTTCACCGAACCTGCCGAGCCCGCTCAATACCAATGAACGTTACCTTCGCGATATGCTCGAGGATTACCGAGCCTATTCCCACGGCAGGCTCAGATATGAGTTTGTGAAACCGGACGACGAAAAGAAATTCACCGAGGAAGCGGAGAGCTTCGGAATCCCACCCCGTCAGATACAGAGCGTGGCAAACGACAAATTCGAGGTCAAGATGGCCTATATGGGCCTGGTTGTCATCTATCGCGACAAAAAGGAGGCTCTCCCGGTCATCCAGAATACCGATAACCTCGAATACGAGATAACCAGCCTGATCAAGCGCCTTTCCTCGAAAAAGAACCCCATTCTGGGAATTGCTTCCATAGGAGGAGAGCAGAACCAGGCGACTATGCAGAAGCTGTATGAAGCGCTGGGAAGGAATTATGATGTCCAGCCGATTGATCTGGATCAGCGTATCGACAAATCCGTCAACGCAGTAATGGTTCTCGCGCCGCGGCAGCCATTCACCGATAATCAGCTTTATAACCTTGACCAGTACATCATGAACGGTGGAAAACTGGGTATGTTTATGAACTCCTACATGGCGAACCTGGGAGGCGGCGGACAGCAGCCGACGGGTATGCCCTACAATCTGAATGTCAACCGGTTCCTGAATAATTATGGCATCGGACTGAATGAAGACATAGTGATCGATACGAAGTGCAATGCCGTACAATCGCAGTCCCAGAAGGGATTCATCACGTACAATCAGACTTACCAGATACCCTTCATGCCGATAATCCAGAGCTTCAACAAGGCCAATGTCATCACCCGCGACCTTCAGCAGGTGGCGGCATTCTTCCCCTCCTCGGTGGATACCACCCTGGCGAAGAACAAGGGATACAAGGTGGAAGGCCTCCTCTATTCATCGGACTTCTCCGGTCATCAAAGCGGGCCCATGGTGTATATTATGCCGCTCAATTTCATGAAAAAAACCGACTTCCTGGAGAAGGGCATTCCCATTGCGGCTATAGTGAGCGGGAAGTTCACCTCCTTCTTCGCCCAGACGGGAGCGCCCAAAGACAGCTCCGGCGCTCCACCCAAAGAGCCGCTGGTTCCTGCATGCGCGACCGAAAACCGGCTGCTCATCTGTGGGGACGGGAATATGTCCCTTGATTCCTTCGTTCAGGATCCCCGTCAGACGCTCTTCATACAAAATACCGCAGACTGGCTGGTGCAGGCGAACGATATGATCTCCATTCGTTCCAAGGAAGTACCGCAGCGTCCGCTGAAAGACATCCCGAATTTTTTAAGGCAATTTGTAAAATCGGCAAACCTGATCGGGCCGAGCGTTCTGATCATCATCTGCGGCATCGCACTCTGGCAGGTACGGCGGATTCGGAAAAAAGCGCTCACTGCTCGCTATGGAGATGGTAAATGA